A single window of Thermoflexus hugenholtzii JAD2 DNA harbors:
- a CDS encoding deoxynucleoside kinase, protein MTDHGIFGKKFIAIAGNIGVGKSALTERLAQALGWEPFLEAVDDNPYLADFYRDMARWGFHSQIFFLSRRLRHHVLLLQRPHSVIQDRTIYEDAEIFARNLYEQGDLSERDWRVYRELYDALLMFLPPPDLVIYLRASVPTLRHRIALRGRAFEREIPSDYLERLNRLYEDWIRRFDLCPVLTIPADRLDFVQHPRHLRLIVEKVIEKLQGKEEVTFDDALADPAF, encoded by the coding sequence TTGACCGACCACGGGATTTTCGGGAAGAAGTTCATCGCCATCGCCGGGAACATCGGGGTGGGGAAGTCGGCCCTGACCGAGCGGCTGGCCCAAGCCCTGGGATGGGAGCCTTTCCTCGAAGCTGTGGATGACAACCCTTACCTCGCCGATTTCTACCGGGACATGGCCCGCTGGGGCTTCCATTCCCAGATCTTCTTCCTGAGCCGCCGGCTCCGGCATCACGTGTTGCTGCTCCAACGCCCCCACTCGGTGATCCAGGACCGCACGATCTACGAGGATGCGGAGATCTTCGCCAGAAACCTCTATGAACAGGGGGATCTGAGCGAGCGAGACTGGCGGGTCTACCGGGAGCTCTACGATGCGCTGCTGATGTTCCTGCCGCCGCCCGATCTGGTGATCTACCTGCGGGCCTCCGTCCCCACGCTCCGGCACCGCATCGCGCTGCGCGGACGAGCCTTCGAGCGGGAGATCCCTTCGGATTATCTGGAGCGCCTGAACCGGCTCTATGAGGATTGGATCCGGCGGTTCGATCTCTGTCCCGTGCTCACCATCCCGGCGGATCGGCTGGATTTCGTGCAACACCCCCGCCACCTCCGCTTGATCGTGGAGAAGGTGATCGAGAAGCTCCAGGGGAAGGAGGAAGTCACGTTCGACGACGCCCTGGCGGATCCCGCGTTCTAA
- a CDS encoding cobalamin-binding protein: protein MRIVSLLPGATELVCALGLAEHLVGVSHECDFPPEVVAGLPRLTRSTLPEGLTDPAAIDAAVREKARRGEPLYVIDEAQLAALEPDLILTQALCEVCAVPMGQALRASGRLRRPPRVIAVNTYRMTDLFEALQQIGEAAGVPKRAEDLLQTWRRRLARVEDAVAGAPRPRLLLLEWLDPPFCCGHWVPEMVEIAGGREVLGRPGEPSRRIRWEEVLAAAPDVIGLIPCGYHLADAVESYPLLTRLSFWPQIPAVRNGQVYALEASAYFSRPGPRTIDGIELLAALLHPNRFHTPLREQAARPLEAAEILRG from the coding sequence ATGCGCATCGTCTCCCTGCTTCCCGGAGCTACCGAGCTGGTCTGCGCCCTGGGGCTGGCGGAGCACCTGGTCGGGGTCTCCCACGAGTGCGATTTTCCCCCGGAGGTGGTGGCCGGTCTTCCCCGCCTCACCCGCAGCACGCTGCCGGAGGGGCTGACGGACCCCGCTGCCATCGACGCGGCCGTCCGGGAGAAGGCCCGGCGGGGCGAGCCCCTTTACGTCATCGATGAAGCCCAGCTGGCCGCGCTGGAGCCCGACCTGATCCTCACCCAGGCCCTGTGTGAGGTCTGCGCCGTCCCCATGGGCCAGGCTCTCCGGGCCTCGGGCCGGCTTCGCCGGCCGCCCCGGGTGATCGCCGTCAATACCTACCGCATGACGGATCTGTTCGAGGCTCTGCAACAGATCGGCGAGGCCGCCGGGGTGCCCAAGCGCGCGGAGGATCTCCTCCAGACATGGCGGCGCCGGCTGGCCCGCGTGGAGGATGCCGTGGCCGGCGCCCCCCGACCGCGCCTGCTGCTCCTCGAATGGCTGGATCCTCCCTTCTGCTGCGGCCACTGGGTCCCCGAGATGGTGGAGATCGCCGGGGGGCGGGAGGTCCTGGGGCGCCCGGGGGAGCCCTCCCGCCGCATCCGGTGGGAGGAGGTTCTCGCCGCCGCGCCGGACGTCATCGGCCTGATCCCATGCGGGTATCACCTGGCCGACGCGGTCGAATCCTATCCCCTCCTCACCCGCCTGTCCTTCTGGCCGCAGATCCCAGCAGTGCGCAACGGGCAGGTCTATGCCCTCGAGGCCTCCGCCTACTTCAGCCGTCCGGGCCCCCGCACCATCGATGGGATCGAGCTCTTGGCTGCCCTCCTCCACCCGAATCGCTTTCACACGCCGCTTCGGGAGCAGGCCGCGCGGCCGCTGGAGGCCGCTGAGATCCTCCGAGGATAA
- a CDS encoding sugar transferase, translating to MRPDVLPSELIRVRSWEEARELEWVGLRAGLVLADSFALLLAFFCSYWIRFETRLPIFYQPESPPVRYYGLLMAALIPVWLLIFAAHRLYAPDHLFHGTSEYMRVIQAASVGMMAAIVASFMEPGLVIARGWLLLSWILSIALVGWERFLVRRVVYALRARGRLQVPALIIGADEEGRMVAEQLRSSPISGMNLIGVLDPHLPRGKEVLPGLPVLGTPADLPRLVEQLGIREVIVSASALPREALVELFRTFAFHPQVNLRLSSGLYELLATGTEVREVMGVPLLYWRRLRLSPLEQILKAVMDYTLAAGALILLAPLMLLIALAIRLDSPGPVFYRRRVVGLGGKLFDAFKFRTMVVNAEALLEQNPALKEAFRQNYKLRDDPRVTRVGRILRRWSLDELPQLFNVLRGEMSLVGPRMLTPEEISRYGRWALNLLTVKPGITGLWQVSGRADLPYSERVRLDLFYIRNYSLWLDLAILAQTIPAVIRKRGAY from the coding sequence ATGCGTCCGGACGTCTTGCCTTCCGAACTGATCCGCGTGAGATCGTGGGAAGAAGCCCGGGAGCTGGAATGGGTGGGGCTGCGGGCCGGCCTGGTCCTGGCGGACAGTTTCGCCCTGCTGCTGGCCTTCTTCTGCTCCTACTGGATCCGCTTTGAGACCCGGCTGCCCATCTTCTATCAGCCGGAGAGCCCGCCGGTTCGGTATTACGGCCTGCTGATGGCTGCCCTGATCCCCGTGTGGCTGCTGATCTTCGCCGCTCACCGCCTTTACGCGCCCGATCATCTTTTCCATGGAACATCAGAATACATGCGGGTGATCCAGGCGGCCAGCGTGGGGATGATGGCGGCTATCGTCGCCAGCTTTATGGAGCCTGGCCTGGTGATCGCGCGAGGCTGGCTGCTGCTTTCCTGGATCCTCTCCATCGCCCTGGTGGGATGGGAACGTTTTCTGGTCCGGCGGGTTGTCTACGCCCTGCGGGCTCGAGGCCGGCTCCAGGTCCCCGCGCTGATCATCGGGGCGGACGAAGAGGGGCGCATGGTCGCCGAGCAGCTTCGATCGTCTCCGATCTCCGGGATGAACCTGATCGGCGTCCTCGATCCCCACCTCCCACGCGGGAAGGAGGTGCTGCCCGGCCTGCCGGTGCTGGGCACACCGGCGGATCTCCCCCGCCTCGTGGAGCAGCTGGGGATCCGGGAGGTCATCGTCTCCGCCAGCGCGCTACCCCGGGAGGCGCTGGTGGAGCTGTTCCGCACCTTCGCCTTCCATCCCCAGGTCAACCTGCGTCTTTCCTCGGGCCTCTATGAGCTCCTGGCTACGGGAACCGAGGTGCGGGAGGTGATGGGCGTTCCCTTGCTCTACTGGCGACGGCTCCGGCTCTCACCCCTGGAACAGATCCTCAAAGCGGTGATGGACTATACCCTGGCCGCCGGGGCGTTGATCCTTCTCGCTCCCTTGATGCTGCTCATCGCCCTGGCCATCCGGCTGGATTCCCCCGGCCCGGTGTTCTATCGGCGGCGCGTGGTGGGGCTGGGCGGGAAGCTCTTCGACGCCTTCAAGTTCCGCACCATGGTGGTGAACGCGGAAGCCCTCCTGGAGCAGAACCCGGCGTTAAAGGAAGCTTTCCGGCAAAACTACAAGCTGCGGGACGATCCGCGGGTGACGCGGGTGGGGCGGATCCTGCGTCGATGGAGCCTGGATGAGCTGCCGCAACTCTTCAATGTGCTGCGGGGGGAGATGAGCCTGGTGGGCCCTCGAATGCTGACGCCGGAGGAGATCTCCCGCTACGGGCGCTGGGCGCTGAACCTGCTGACCGTCAAGCCCGGCATCACCGGGCTGTGGCAGGTCTCGGGGCGGGCGGATCTGCCTTACAGCGAGCGGGTGCGCCTGGACCTCTTCTACATCCGCAACTACAGCCTGTGGCTGGATCTGGCCATCCTGGCTCAGACCATCCCCGCCGTGATCCGGAAACGGGGGGCCTATTGA
- a CDS encoding NUDIX hydrolase, with translation MNRPLIAPSELETLTARFGPQPHHHAEVMVGDGWWDEARRSLDRRRGEVLLVIQRPEGEILVHTKAFYPPQAYRLPTGGIGWGETAWEALHREMGEETGLPVQAAEWWGLITYTLYPSADRRDLGTPFVSFVFYVRTEGEPRPADLREQIAAFRWVRPETLPEIARRLESLDPPWRGWGAFRAVGHRFVWEHHGARLRSARAGLS, from the coding sequence GTGAACCGACCCCTGATCGCCCCATCGGAGCTGGAGACGCTGACCGCCCGCTTCGGCCCTCAGCCCCATCACCACGCCGAGGTGATGGTCGGCGACGGCTGGTGGGACGAAGCGCGCCGCAGCCTGGATCGGCGCCGTGGGGAGGTGCTCTTAGTGATCCAACGCCCGGAAGGTGAGATCCTGGTCCACACTAAAGCGTTCTACCCCCCGCAGGCCTATCGCCTCCCCACCGGCGGCATCGGCTGGGGGGAGACCGCCTGGGAGGCGCTGCATCGGGAGATGGGCGAGGAGACCGGCCTGCCGGTGCAGGCCGCCGAATGGTGGGGGCTCATCACCTACACCCTGTATCCCTCCGCAGACCGCCGGGACCTGGGGACGCCCTTTGTCTCTTTTGTGTTCTACGTTCGCACCGAGGGGGAGCCCCGACCCGCCGACCTCAGGGAGCAGATCGCCGCCTTCCGCTGGGTTCGGCCGGAAACCCTCCCCGAGATCGCGCGGCGCCTGGAATCCCTGGACCCGCCGTGGCGCGGCTGGGGAGCCTTCCGGGCGGTGGGCCATCGCTTTGTGTGGGAACATCATGGAGCCCGCCTGAGGTCCGCCCGGGCGGGCTTGTCGTAA
- a CDS encoding TIGR00269 family protein — MAIRCRKCGREAAIMMRQHRLALCEEHYPEWFVEQTERTIRMFRMFDRSERVLVAVSGGKDSLSLWDVLLRLGYAADGLYIGLGIDGGIRYSDQSYEKCRRFVTERWPGARLIVVDVKEVYGETIPEVAARTLRGRDKPCAVCGLIKRYIMNRVAYDGGYAALATGHNLDDEVAVLFGNVMNWQVGYLARQGPVLPASRPGFARKVKPFCRFYERETAAYALLRGIDYIYDECPYAEGSTSIAYKEWLAKLEEERPGTKLRFYLGFLKAREEGQIRFATDEAELHACEKCGQPTSAPGICAFCRLWEKRRPARAVAAPVLSTEG, encoded by the coding sequence ATGGCGATCCGGTGTCGGAAGTGCGGCCGCGAGGCGGCCATCATGATGCGCCAGCACCGCCTGGCTCTCTGCGAGGAGCATTACCCAGAGTGGTTCGTGGAACAGACCGAGCGCACCATCCGGATGTTCCGGATGTTCGATCGCTCGGAGCGCGTGCTGGTGGCGGTCTCAGGGGGCAAGGACTCCCTGAGCCTGTGGGATGTGCTGCTGCGCCTGGGCTACGCGGCCGACGGCCTTTACATCGGCCTGGGCATCGACGGTGGCATCCGCTACTCCGATCAATCCTATGAGAAGTGCCGTCGCTTTGTGACCGAGCGCTGGCCCGGCGCCCGCCTGATCGTGGTGGACGTGAAAGAGGTCTACGGGGAGACCATCCCGGAGGTCGCTGCCCGGACCCTGCGCGGCCGGGACAAGCCGTGCGCGGTCTGCGGGCTGATCAAGCGCTATATCATGAACCGCGTGGCCTACGATGGGGGCTACGCCGCCCTGGCCACCGGTCACAACCTGGACGACGAGGTGGCGGTGTTGTTCGGCAACGTGATGAACTGGCAGGTCGGCTACCTGGCCCGCCAGGGCCCGGTGCTGCCCGCCTCCCGCCCCGGCTTCGCCCGCAAGGTGAAACCCTTCTGCCGCTTCTACGAGCGGGAGACCGCCGCCTACGCCCTGCTGCGAGGCATCGACTACATCTACGACGAATGTCCCTACGCCGAGGGCTCCACCAGCATCGCCTACAAAGAGTGGCTGGCGAAGCTGGAGGAGGAGCGCCCCGGCACGAAGCTCCGCTTCTACCTGGGCTTCCTCAAGGCCCGGGAGGAGGGGCAGATCCGCTTCGCGACCGACGAGGCGGAGCTGCACGCCTGTGAGAAGTGCGGGCAGCCGACCTCCGCGCCCGGGATCTGCGCCTTCTGCCGGCTCTGGGAAAAGCGGCGGCCCGCCCGCGCCGTCGCCGCCCCCGTCCTGTCCACGGAGGGCTGA